In the genome of Ictalurus furcatus strain D&B chromosome 13, Billie_1.0, whole genome shotgun sequence, one region contains:
- the LOC128616729 gene encoding transmembrane protein 238-like, with the protein MVPRCIGGCVPLFVLGVVFDVVGLIVLLVGALANLRLDGRFYGDFLVYTGSIVVFLSLMWWVLWYTGNATIPSDELEKTPLDNLALWARRLSTSIAHTGAKSMEVGEKNKSVDAQELMNGSMPVYINIPTRTAWQISGMEGYDNAAFERSVDMPPTSQKTVQLDILGNGRIERLL; encoded by the coding sequence ATGGTGCCGAGGTGCATCGGGGGCTGCGTGCCCTTATTCGTGCTTGGCGTGGTTTTTGACGTGGTCGGCTTGATTGTGCTGCTCGTCGGTGCTCTCGCCAACCTGCGCCTGGACGGCCGCTTTTACGGCGACTTTCTCGTCTACACGGGCTCCATCGTGGTGTTCCTGAGCCTCATGTGGTGGGTGTTGTGGTACACAGGAAACGCAACGATCCCCTCGGACGAGCTGGAGAAAACCCCGCTGGACAACTTGGCGCTGTGGGCGCGCAGATTGTCCACCAGCATTGCGCACACCGGAGCCAAATCCATGGAGGTTGGAGAGAAGAACAAGAGCGTCGATGCCCAAGAATTGATGAATGGGTCCATGCCTGTGTACATTAACATTCCCACTAGGACGGCGTGGCAGATCTCGGGCATGGAGGGCTACGACAACGCAGCTTTTGAAAGAAGTGTTGACATGCCTCCAACAAGTCAGAAAACAGTACAGCTGGATATTCTGGGGAACGGACGAATAGAGAGACTTCTCTGA